Genomic DNA from Prunus persica cultivar Lovell chromosome G1, Prunus_persica_NCBIv2, whole genome shotgun sequence:
GACTAGTAGGttattgaccccaaaaaaaccaTAGCCATGCAATTTCAGATGAAGCAAAACGTTAGAACCTAAGAAAATATGCAAGAAACATATTATGGAGTCTATGCAACTCCTTAACTACTGGAACGTATGGCATGACATCATACTCAGAAAACAGTGAAACAACTGTTTAGCTCGGTGTATTGAAGAACACAATCATCAATTCCCACTACTGAGCTAAATGTAAAATTTCCAAGGATACAACTTCTGAACGTAcataattttccacctacGGTAGAAACTAACTGCTAAACATTCATACCAATTTTATCCATATAACACATTCAAAGAAAACTAGTGAAAGCATGTAGCTTAATGGAGTTTTTCAACAGTTTAGCAACATCTATAACTCAAACATGGCCTCCACTCAATGCATCCACACATTTACCAGCTAAATTACCAATTTAAGTTAAGCTGAGAGAGCAACATACGGGCAAGATTTGCCAATGGATTCTAGGCCCATTGTTCCAATATTGTGGCACCCATTCACTTCAAGATGTGTAAGTTCCTTGCAGCCAGTTGCAATTGATTCCAAAGCATTGTCACTCAGGAAGTAGCAGTCACTAAGAATAAGATTTTTTAACTTCTTGCATCCATTCCCAATAGCACTTAAACCTCTGAAATGTACCAGACATGAAAACAAAGAGAGGGTTATTTAACTTTGTCAGCGGAattaatgaaatgaaacagaCAAACGCAAAACTTCATATTGTTCTCAGTAATCTTAGGAAATAATGTCTACATGCACAATCTGAAGTTTACACAAGTTATCCCATGGATTTGGTTGCATTCAATGTGATACACTAGAGAAACAAATGCTGAAACTTGAGCAGGTATTCAGTATTCATTCCAAAAAGAAGCTTCAAATTGGAAAGAACTCAAAAAGAAACTACTAGGGATAAAAATAACAGGTTCGTTAAGTATGTAAAAGTAATTCCACTACACTAAAAAATAAGTGAAACATCAACATGAGGAATAACGAGTACTAACTTATCAGTAAATCTCTGGAAGCTATACAGAGCCAACACCTCCAGCGACGGACAAGAAGTTCCCACAGCTGACAAAGCTTCATCTGTGACATTAATACATTGTAGCTTCATAGATTTCAAAGCAGGACATCCTTGGGCCACAGCAACCACCCCTTTGTTGTGTATGAACTCTGCATCCAAAGACAAGTTCTTGAGAGATTTGCAGTGCAACCCCACTGCTTCCATTGCAGTATCAGTTATCTTTGCACAAGCAGCGATACCAAGAGACTTCAATGACTTCCCAACACCAAGTGCTAATTCAACCACACATGCATCAGTCAATCCCTCGCAAAACCGCAAATTCAAATCTTCAAGCTGCTTGCAAGACTGTCCCACGGCAGCCAGGCCCTGATCTCCAACATAGCAACcctttagaaaaagaaaattaaggttAGCTGGTGAGTTATGCAGCGGACTTGACATGTATATCAACTACCAAATTTCAATGTGATTCACTTAATGAAAAAGACCCCTCCTTTAATGAAAGCAAGAGTGCAAGCAGCAAAACggtaccaaaaacaaaaacaaaaacattgcACCGAAAATGAGAACAAAAGTCCCAATCTACAATGCCCATTGCTGAGCATTAGAATAGACTCTAGAAAAATGGTAATTCGTAGGCAATATAGAGCAATAACCAGAAGAGATTAAAGCCTAATTAACCAAAAGCTCACCTGCAAATCCAATGATTTCAACAATATACACTTTTCGGCGAGCGATATCAATCCGAGACTGGAAACATTAGAGCACCAGATTAAGCTCAACTTTTCGAGCTTCGGAAAGCCTTCACCAATAGCAGTCAACCCAGCATCCGATAAACTGCATGAATCAGACCCAGCATCAGGGGACCCATTTTTCTCGCTGGCACAATGCAGCTTCACCGACGAAACCGCAGCAATATCagtccttctcctcctccccttgaaacacaaaacacaaaaacattaAGACCGCGTTTGCTTCGATGAATTAGAATTATTCGATTTGTATTGAATTTAGGGATTGATTGATTACAGGGGGCTGACATGGAAGCGAAATGTTCAACCGCTCGTCAATGTGAATGGTACGGACGTTGCGAAAGCGGCCGGCGAGAAGGTCAACAACGAGGTCAGGGCTACCGGTGGCGCAGATGCGGAGGGTAGTGCGGCTGAGCCGCTCGAGTGCGAGCCACCGCTTGCAGACGAGCGAGCAGGCGTCGCGGCTGGGCTTGGAGTCTAGCCGCCCGAACATCTCGATGATGAGCTCGTCGGGAAGAAACGTGTTGATCTGATCATGGCCTCGCATCGCAGAGAAGTTGAAATTTCTGAGGCTCTGAGGATGCTCGAGCTAGAGAGAAGACGAGGTTTGGGGATCGAAGGAAGAAATGAATGAAGGCGTGCGTTTGTCTTTGCATTTCTCGGGCGTTtcgtttcttttgttttcgcAGGGCGGTGGAGACGGCGGTTAAATTGCTTGGTGGTTTGTGATAAATGCCCCTAGTTGTTGCGTATAATTTCAATTACCTATTTATCTCATTATTCAGACTTATAGCTAATTTAGAAATTAAGGTTACAAGCTAGATTTTTTTTCGTAAAGTCGGTAGACATTATTTCACTTTCATATTACCATGCCCGGGTTTTATCTCATAAAAGCAAAACCAtaaatatttgtatttgtcggaaaaaaaaataaaataaaaaaaaaaaaaagctgcaTGTTGATGGTGGATCTGCACTGAGACAAAAAGACTGGCCTTTTTCTGAATCGTCATCGACAaatatttccgtcaattctaACTctgagaggagagagaaattgatCGGCATCGATCATGTCGTTCTCGTTCTTCAAGCCGTCGAGGCCCAAAACTCCACAGGAGGTGGCGAAGGCCATCAACGACAGCCTCATGGCCCTCGACACCCAGACCGTCGTCGAAGTTAGAGCCCTCGAGAAGGTcttgtattctttttttcttttttctttttataaatttaggGTTTTCGCTATTTTCATCGCCAATTTCATGCTTTCATTCTACGTTTCATCCCAATTTTCCTTTCCAATGTCTAAAGTCACGTTCTTGCAATGAAAATGTTCTTGTTCCTCAAtacattttcaaattttgttatacTATTGGGCTAAAACGTGTGCTTGCCTTTGCTTTGTGGGTGCTTGTGTGAGCATTATTGCACTTATCAATAGACAATTGCCAATGGGGTAGTTTTAGATGGTATTAGTGCAAGCAAAACTGTAAGTTTGGAAGTGCTTTTCAAGTCGAGAATTGTTCATGAGTATGCAAATTTACTGGCTTTCATTTCCCCAACTTTGTCTGTAGTGGTACCACTACTTGTGAGATTCATAATCTAGTATGGTTTTTGAAGGGGCTATATTATGAAACTTTTGTTTAGTtaatgatttgaatttttttttcttcttttataagATGCTACTTTGCTTATTATAGGCTTTGGAAGAAGTtgaaaagaattttgggacAATGAAGTGTATGGTTTCTGGAGATGGGGAGACCGAACCAAATATGGACCAAGTTTCGCAGCTGGCTCTTGAAATTTGTAAGGAGGGCGTTCTTGATCTTCTGATTCACAAGTTACCTATACTGGGATGGGAAGTAAGTTATGGTCATTTGTATCATACTGTCTGGCAATGAAGCATTGATTGCACTAGATGATATAGTGTCTTCTATACAGGCAAGAAAAGATTTGGTCCATTGTTGGTCCATATTATTGAAGCAAAAGGTTGACTCTACTTATTGCTGCGCAGAATACATTGAGAACCATTTGGAGTTACTAGACTTTCTTGTCGTGTGGTAAGGTTATTTAATGCTTTCATGAATACTTATGTTTAAAACATAGATCCTTTACTTTTCTCCATTTGGCACAGTTTGGCGCTCTTCGTTTACTGTCATGTTACAATTATGAACTTACGGACAtcattttgttcatctttGCAATAAACTACAGTAAGCAGTGGTTTAGCAGATGCTACTTAACCTTATACTCCCTGTTTCGTGAGTGCATATGTTTTTCTTCACAATTTTGACTATTAtaatctttgtttttaaaacaatttGTGCAACTAGAGTGATCTTGTCCAAATTCTTGCTAATTTTGACACTTGCAGTTTCTTTACTTAAATTTGCATGCTTTTTTTATTGCTTTCAAGTGAATGATGGACTCATGCGTGCATCTTAGTGTAAATTTGGCCAGCAGCTATGGCCAATGGGAAATTGTCTTAATGGTCTACTCATGTCATCATACTTTTTTAACTGATAGATTAGTATTGCATGACACTTattggtttctttttgtgaGCAGCTACGACAACAAGGAGATTGCCTTGAATTGTGGAAATATGTTGAGGGATTGCATTAGATTCCCTACACTTGCAAAGTAAGACATTCAAACTTCTCATCCTTTTCCCCCtaattgttgtttgtttggtaGCGATCTCGCTAAAGTGGATCCTATCTTGTAAAAGGAGCTCTGCTGTTACTTTCCATTACAGAAGATTTTGAATGAAtgcaaaaaaggaaattttgagaaaaactaaTAGAGCTGCTaccttcttttgtttgtttttttccacttctttttctttgttggccGAAGTTAGGAAGGGGGAGGGGGtattctcacacacacacacactgcCAGTGCCAAGGTGCTGTGGGGGTTCGAACCTGAGACCTCTGGCCTCAAGTCGAGGCTCTTTCTTTACCACTTGGCTAGACCCCGTTGGCGCTTTTTCCCACTTTTGAATGTTGCTTCTAGCTAGCAAACAGGTTTCTTTTGTTCACATGTTTGATTTTTGTAGTATTTTTTCAGATACATATTGGAGTCTGCGAGCtttgtgttgttttttaaatttgtggaATTGCCTAACTTTGATGTTGCTTCTGATGCGTTCTCTACCTTCAAGGTTAGAATCATGAGCTTCTTTGATGTTGGTCTTTTCTATATGTTGCTGAACTTTTAAGGCTCTATCTGTTCATTCGTATGTCCCTGAATTTGGCAGGATCTACTAACTAAACATGAAACAGTGGTATCTGAATTTCTGACTGCTCACTATGATGAGGTTTGTTCACTCTTTATCTTACTGTATTTTTCTGTACAAATCCAGTCAGTGGCAATCATAGCTGCATCACTTTTTGATATGTATATGTTGATTGAATAATTTAAACCTACAAAATCTGCTTGCCGGAGATGCTCTTTGGAGGGCACTTTTACCATCTGAATATCTGTTGTTTTGGGGACAAAATTaagttcttgtttttttacCCTGATTTTGTACACCTGCATTGCGCAGGCCGTGAAGAAAGCTTTCTTCACTATTGTATGGGTAGACTTGTAGTGTATATTGTTTTTAGCAATCTGATGAGAAATTGTTGTTCCAGTTCTTTGATCTATATGAAAAACTCCTGACATCTCCTAATTATGTGACCAGGAGGCAATCTTTAAAGGTCGGTTCTGGTTATCTAACTTTTCGATTTCTGCTGTCTAATGTTCTTTTAATCAATGAGATATGCTAaggattatttttttattgatttagCTTCTCTCCGAATTCCTTTTGGAGACTCCAAATTCTCATATAATGAAGCGCTACATTCTAGAAGTTCGGTACTTGAAAGTCATGATGACATTGCTCAAGGTATTGAGTTTCTTGTTGTTATTACTCTTTAGAACTTTGTTTTATATGACCAACCTATGGGTGCTACTTTGAAGTGTGCATACTTAGCTATTGGTTACACACCGTTGTATTCGACCAACTTTTGGTGTTTGGTATATACTTTGATAAATTGAGAATTGTGTTATTGTTGTTTCTAGGTGCTTTTCACCTGTTGTTTactattgttttttgttttcatatgACTAGGATTCAAGCAAAAACATCCAAATCTCTGCCTTCCACATCTTTAAGGTGCTTTCTTCCCCtcatttttttctccttctcctgCTCTCTCTGTGTGATGTGTGTGCTTCTATGTATGTCATTCGAGTATGGAGTGCATTGTGTAGGCTACTATTTGAACCTGCATGCAGCGGGGGGTATGGTGTGCTTAATGTCAAGATGCGTACTATTTGGTGTCCATGAGTTTATAAAAGTGTTGACTAGCAATCTGACGTTGATGCCATAACTTCTCATTTGTCCACTTCATAAAAGCAATGAATGAGATTGCTTAGGTTTCCTTCCATGGTACTTAATTTTTGTTACTTTTCATATTCATTATTCTGTGTTCTACATGCAGATCTTTGTTGCTAATCCCAATAAGCCACGGGAAGTAAAGGTTATCCTGGCTAAAAACCATGAAAAGTTGACAGAGTTGCTTGAGAATCTCTCTGCCGGCAAAGGTTGTTAACTCATTGCTTTTCTGGCCATGTAACTCCTTGTTGGAATTGGCGGGTGAAAGAATGAATTGTGCTtccaaaaatattgaaaacttCATGTCGTTTTCGTCCCTGATGATTTGTAGTGCTTTACCAGGTGATGAAGATGAGCAATTTGAAGAGGAAAAGGAGCTGATCATCGCGGAAATCGAAAGAGTAGCCCAACTATCTAATTTTTGATACAAGCTCGCATCTCCTAGCTGTGTTTGTTCTGAATCCTGTCTTTTAACTTTCATGCTTTGCAATGATCTTCTGACAAGTTTTccaagaaaagggaaaagcaATGCATAGAATATAATGCTTTCAATGCACTAGCAGGGAGTTGGGTGTATCAAGAACTGTATGCCCTTGTAATCTTTGTTGAATTAaaagtgaaaaacaaaaaatctttTGATACACATGTTGTAAGAGAACTGaaaaattatgtataaatgGTTGCCTTTGcttgatttatcaaacacctCCAGTTTGGAGAATTCTACATGGACATGGTATTGGTAACGTGAGATTGACttcctcattttcttttgaaaatatgACGACCTGGAGATGTTCTGAACAGTTTTAgttgactttttctttttttgcaccttttttttttaaggctCTTGGAAGAGGTTTTTGCCTTTAGCTGTTATCTTATGCTAACCTTCATGTTATGTAGGGATTAAGCATCTTAATAAATAAAGTGTTTGTTAATAGTAAGTGCTGTCCGCATATAAGCTAATGACAACTTTATACCTTACAGAAATAATTAATGATTAAGGACATCAGATCCTAGATAGATCTACTTTAAAACATGATGTCACACACATTAAAGACACATGTATGGACAATTTGAAGAGACATGGCATGGACCATACcgattaattatatatttttctatttcctaTTAAAATTGTTAGATTCacaatttttgaaattcttATTTTCACCAAAATTTATAGTTCAAGTGGTTAAAGAGTATCATCCCTACGAAATACAAAGTCGGACTctcctattttccaatatcggttgtataaaaaaagaaatcgttattttcataataaatctttgtaaaaatagaaaaatatctATCTACTTTAGGGATCCTATTTTAGCATTTAAAACGATATATTTCACATTTTCCTTGCAAAATATTAAAGTAGATGACGTCACAATGCGGcatatttatttgtatatttatttgatGCTAAGTCGAGAGACCGGTTCATCTCGGACTCCGAGTCCGATTAAAAGCCTCGGAGCAAGTATCTCTCAAATATCGCTCTCCCTGTACCGGCAGGCTTTTCCCCTGATATAATTTCATCCCTAAAACCCCAAACAAGTTTCACCGAAATTCCAAGACCCCCAAATCTCCTCTCTCGCCGATGGATTTCTTCAAGTCCGTCTTCTCCGACGACCCGATTCCCTCCGACGATTCACACACGGACACCCAAAACGACGACGACCCGAACCCGGTACCGGAATCGGACCACAGCCCGCCTCCGAATTCTGGTACCGGGGCGTGGAGCTTCGGAGGTCTGATCACGACTTTGGCCGCGAAATCTGAGTCCGTTATCCAGAACTATCGTCGCGATTTCGAGGAGTTTGGGTCTGGGTTGAGGGAGGAGACGGCGGTGATCCGGCAGGTGGCTTCACGCGCCGTCAAGGACCTTCCGGCTTCTCTCGAGGTCGGTGCGTCGGTGGCTCAGGAGTCGCTGGAGTCGGTGGGTCAGGCAATCGATGACATCGGGAGCACTGTGTGGAAATCGACGTCGGAGATAATTTCTCACGGTAGGGACGTAATCTTAGCTGATGATGTCGAATCTGATAATTTGGATGATAATGTTAATGATAATCGTGAGATTAGTGGTAATAAGCGATTGAGTAGCAGTGGTAGTGATTTGAGAAAGTACAGTAGGTTTGAAGCTCAAGTGCGTGCAATTCAGAGTAATATGAATACTTATTTGGAGGAGCCTGAGGATTTGGAAAGCTTTAGGAGTTGGACATTAGGGTTTGTTCTGGATGAGAAAGCAGAGGAGGTTGAGAATTTGATGAGGgaaaatggagtgattggtgagATTTATGGGGAAATTGTGCCTGGTAAGGTTGACAATGA
This window encodes:
- the LOC18792063 gene encoding F-box/LRR-repeat protein 4 isoform X2 — protein: MRGHDQINTFLPDELIIEMFGRLDSKPSRDACSLVCKRWLALERLSRTTLRICATGSPDLVVDLLAGRFRNVRTIHIDERLNISLPCQPPGRRRRTDIAAVSSVKLHCASEKNGSPDAGSDSCSLSDAGLTAIGEGFPKLEKLSLIWCSNVSSLGLISLAEKCILLKSLDLQGCYVGDQGLAAVGQSCKQLEDLNLRFCEGLTDACVVELALGVGKSLKSLEFIHNKGVVAVAQGCPALKSMKLQCINVTDEALSAVGTSCPSLEVLALYSFQRFTDKGLSAIGNGCKKLKNLILSDCYFLSDNALESIATGCKELTHLEVNGCHNIGTMGLESIGKSCPRLTELALLYCQRIGNFALSEVGRGCQFLQALHLVDCSSIGDEAICSIAKGCRNLKKLHIRRCYEIGNTGIVAVGENCRSLTDLSLRFCDRVGDEALIAVAQCSSLQYLNVSGCHQIGDAGLIAIARGCPQLSYLDVSVLQNLGDMAMAELGEGCPNLKDIVLSHCRQITDVGINHLVKHCTMLASCHMVYCPGITSSGVATVVSSCPDIKKVLVEKCKVSSRTKRRAASVISYLCVDL
- the LOC18792063 gene encoding F-box/LRR-repeat protein 4 isoform X1 is translated as MRGHDQINTFLPDELIIEMFGRLDSKPSRDACSLVCKRWLALERLSRTTLRICATGSPDLVVDLLAGRFRNVRTIHIDERLNISLPCQPPGRRRRTDIAAVSSVKLHCASEKNGSPDAGSDSCSLSDAGLTAIGEGFPKLEKLSLIWCSNVSSLGLISLAEKCILLKSLDLQGCYVGDQGLAAVGQSCKQLEDLNLRFCEGLTDACVVELALGVGKSLKSLGIAACAKITDTAMEAVGLHCKSLKNLSLDAEFIHNKGVVAVAQGCPALKSMKLQCINVTDEALSAVGTSCPSLEVLALYSFQRFTDKGLSAIGNGCKKLKNLILSDCYFLSDNALESIATGCKELTHLEVNGCHNIGTMGLESIGKSCPRLTELALLYCQRIGNFALSEVGRGCQFLQALHLVDCSSIGDEAICSIAKGCRNLKKLHIRRCYEIGNTGIVAVGENCRSLTDLSLRFCDRVGDEALIAVAQCSSLQYLNVSGCHQIGDAGLIAIARGCPQLSYLDVSVLQNLGDMAMAELGEGCPNLKDIVLSHCRQITDVGINHLVKHCTMLASCHMVYCPGITSSGVATVVSSCPDIKKVLVEKCKVSSRTKRRAASVISYLCVDL
- the LOC18788811 gene encoding calcium-binding protein 39; this translates as MSFSFFKPSRPKTPQEVAKAINDSLMALDTQTVVEVRALEKALEEVEKNFGTMKCMVSGDGETEPNMDQVSQLALEICKEGVLDLLIHKLPILGWEARKDLVHCWSILLKQKVDSTYCCAEYIENHLELLDFLVVCYDNKEIALNCGNMLRDCIRFPTLAKYILESASFVLFFKFVELPNFDVASDAFSTFKDLLTKHETVVSEFLTAHYDEFFDLYEKLLTSPNYVTRRQSLKLLSEFLLETPNSHIMKRYILEVRYLKVMMTLLKDSSKNIQISAFHIFKIFVANPNKPREVKVILAKNHEKLTELLENLSAGKGDEDEQFEEEKELIIAEIERVAQLSNF
- the LOC18789325 gene encoding BSD domain-containing protein 1-A, whose amino-acid sequence is MDFFKSVFSDDPIPSDDSHTDTQNDDDPNPVPESDHSPPPNSGTGAWSFGGLITTLAAKSESVIQNYRRDFEEFGSGLREETAVIRQVASRAVKDLPASLEVGASVAQESLESVGQAIDDIGSTVWKSTSEIISHGRDVILADDVESDNLDDNVNDNREISGNKRLSSSGSDLRKYSRFEAQVRAIQSNMNTYLEEPEDLESFRSWTLGFVLDEKAEEVENLMRENGVIGEIYGEIVPGKVDNESFWVRYFYRVHKLTEVEEARAKLVNRAISGEEEDLSWDFDDDEDVEKEEGNGSGLKVGTSGTVELEKQKQASFEVARGSDDVESVEIAARKSVSSDCGDKAEAKFDENGVSEGKTDGGDSCKESDVSIVSSQPSMPEEEDLGWDEIEDIGSGDENKGDAPGSSTNRVDLQKRLSTAEEEEDLSWDIEDDEDAAIKS